The following nucleotide sequence is from Parus major isolate Abel chromosome 4, Parus_major1.1, whole genome shotgun sequence.
GAATGTCAAATTTTGAGCAGTTTCACTTGGACTTTTACCAGTCTAATTATACCATAGAGGACCAAGAGGAAAGTTGCAACAGCTATGGCTCAGACAAAAActtctgtgaaagcagaaaGTAAGTACAGATGTTGTTTCAGCTTCTCTCCAACAGATGGTGGTTCTGGGGCTGGCTTTGGGGcttgcaggaggagaaaagagtTTCAAGACATCATCCAGATATTCAGAAAGGCAGAATGTTTATAagtgaatttttccttttaaaggatttaattttgtgCTACTTTTATTAGTACAGGTGCTACAGGTTGTTTACCTGGCAGGAGTAACTGAGCTTCATGTCATTAATGTGAAATTTAGGGTGCAATATTGCAGGAAATTCTTCAGGATCCTTCTGAAATTCAAGGCAAAAAAACATCTAAATCTGTGGTTCTTTCATTAGCAGTATGGAAGTATCTGAGGAGTATAACCAGTTTTCTGGGCAAAAAATTCAGAAGTGCCTGAGTCTGGAAGTGGATGTGGTGGTCCCCAGCGTTCTGGCAGGCTGGCAaggagctctgccaggctgcagagggagctgcaggagggccaaggcagggccagcagctcaACACTCCTTACCCACAGCGAGGATTGTACCCAGAAAATCTCCAGGTTCCCCAAACTGAATATAGGTGAAATGTAGGTATTAGGTGGTTATAGGAATCCCAGGTACAGAAAGTTCTCAAGATCTTATGAATGCAAGCTCAAACATAGAAATAAACACAGGGTTCAACCTCAGAccttggaaaaggcttccaaattTAAAGCCATAAGCAAGAATGAGAGtttaaatagaaatacattGTTAGGTTGTAGCaagttttaaggttttaaagttaAGATATAGTAGTAATTAAGTAAATTAAGTAAATTAGGTAAAAAGGAATAAGAAGTTTAAAGTATAACAAGTAGTTTTGTGTGCCACTATATGATTGGTTAAGAAAGTCTGCACTGCGGAAGACatgtataaaacaaaataattattggtctgaaaataaaaacattcttttgtgGCAAAGTTTATTGGTTAAATAACCTTTAAAAACCCTGTAACCTGTAGTCTTGTGACCACTGACCAAGAACATCTGATGAATAAGGTGAAGATGCACTCATTCCTTCATGACACTGTAGAAGAACAATAAATCATGTTTTAAGACATCTCCCTGTAGTCCCGTGTCTCTCACAAAATCCCGAGATGTGGTGAGTATCTCtaggatgtttttttctttgtagttaTGAGTTTGGCTGTGCTTTGCTTCTTGTCCTAGGAGCCAGACAGAAAAGCAACCTGTGGGTGGGGCTTTTGTCCCATCAGACATGCTCCTGTCCCCTCAGAGCTACACGGGTCAGATTTTGCAGCCAGCGTACAGTCCTGACACTCCTTCTCAGCTCGGTTATGCTGATGGGTTTGACGAGGAGCCTCCTTTGCTGGAAGGTAACACCGATCCCACGGAAGACACGCATGACTCCTGGGGTGCCTCTAGCTTTTCTGTGCCAGCTAATGGAGCTCACTAGAGAAACTACCACAGGGTTTCTCACCGTGGGAGCTTCAGCCAAAGCTCTTGACCCCCTAAACCTGCATCTTCTCCTCTGAATTTGCCATGGATTCATCCAGCCTTATGGCCTAGAGCAGATATACTGTACCACCGCTAGATGACACCAGAACAATAGTTTTGCATTCACGTTTCCAAATTTGTTTCCCACACTCGTGCTTACCCTGCATACATATTGGAAAATCTATAATTAATCAAGATGGATAATAATCTTTTTTTGCATATCTAGTAATAGATTTCGTAGTTTTCAGATGCTAAGTCCCTTGTTTCAGTGGAAAAGGAATTGAGAAAgcttctttcagtttcttttaattGATCACTTAACTATATGAGCAATGTCATTCTTTATGATGATTGACCATTCTAATGCTAGTGGCTGATTTTGTTGCTAGCAAAAAACTTGtgctacattaaaaataaaaggaaataaaaagagaaaaaggagaatttgtCTGTAATTATTTCAGCATAATGTAAAACAACCATATTCAGCCTGCTAGTTTGACATATTGGAAGGCAGCTGGAATTTTTACTACTGAAAAAGAACTACTACTGCCTTAAAGCCAGCAAGATCACTCTGATATAGATAACTTCCACATCTCTACCTCTAAGACCTCCAACCATTTAACTCCCCATGTGGTTCACCCTGGGAAAAGGATATTGTAGTACAACTGCTTGTGATCTGCAAGGCTTCAGAGATATTCCTATCTGTGTACCACaaatatacacattttaatgcagaatatctttatatatatgaTGTTTTAGCTGAGCTCAAGAAGATGGAAACTTGGCTTTCCAAACAGATCTAACACATTGTCAGTCTCAGTCACTCTGGCATCAAATCTGAGCCTAACTTTGCCTTTACTGGAGAATCTCAGGGAAGATAGTTAATCATGAGAGCTGAAGTTTCTCCAGAAGTTGTAAGATAAAGCTTTGCCCCAGCAAAGTTAAGGGCAGGATTCCCATTACCTTTAATGGGAAAGAATCTTGTTCTCTTTCCAGGGGTCtcactaattatttttaaatgcaaacatacccaccccaaaaaaagaccaaacccaaacaaacaaaaaaccagacaagcaaacaaaagaaacccaaaaacccccacaagaaacaacaataataaaaaaaaaaaaagaaaaaacccaccccacCAATAAAATCCCAAGCTTATAAGGCACTATAAAAAATAGCATGAATTTGCCTTGAAGggacaaatgtaatttttggttttggtagTTCAGGCCTGAGAGACATTCCTTGTCAGATTTTCCAGAATTAAAGCATATATCTCTGTCCTCAGTGTTGTAGAGTATCTTAAATTGCACAGCTATTGttaattaatgtgtttttcaatATCTTAGTGTGGCATTAGATATGTGTGTTTTAAGTacagggaaaacaaatattaactCAAAAACTCTGAggacattttttgtttcattgtctGAAATTGGATACAATAAATTAATACTCCAATTTAGAATGAAAGCTGACTCTCAAATATACTGAGTATATGCAGGGACAGTATGTTCCTACTACAGAATATGTCATCCTACAACATTATCTGAAGCATTTGTTTGCAGATTTGTGGTGTTTAACATGTTTTTTGTAAAAGTGTTGTTTTCTTGTGAGCAATAACACAATCCTGAAATTTCTTGTTGCAGAACTTGGGATCAATTTTGAGCATATATGGCAAAAAACATTAACAGTTCTAAACCCAATGAAGCCTGCAGATGGCAGCATAATGAATGAGACAGACCTCACTGGACCTATGGTTTTCTGTTTGGCCCTTGGAGCAACATTGCTGATGGTAGGATGTAGCAGAAATCTTCAGGGCTTTATTTTCTAACAAGCTCATGCCTAGGTGATAATGAGTGTGAAGTTGCAGAAGATGTAGTGCTGGCATAAAAAGAGTCATTTGCTGCCAGTTGTTCTGGgattatgtattaaaaattcttcctaCTTTGAAAGCAcctgaataaaatttaaatgcaatgtAAAGGTGACACAGGCAAAGTGATATATTACTTCCAGTGGAAAGAAGACACTGCACCATTTTTGAGGTGGGATTTAATATGAACAAATGGACAGATCTGTGCCATATATAATCTGGAGAGGCTCTGAATAGGTTTTAAAGgagggaataaaaaaggaatagCAGACCAGTCCTGTTTTTCTAACACTCTTGCTacttttttgaaattattgtCTTTCAATGTTATTTTAGAGAGTGCAGAGACACATAGactaaaaagaaatctttataCAACTATAataattggagaaaaaaataagtggaaactatttttccccccacaccCTTAAATCTGCAATAACTTCCTATACATTTTGCTAGTACTTTCTtgttttatattctatattctatgTTGTCTGCTTAACAAAATATAGTACCCTGTATTTGACCTccttcttctttaaaaatatagcTTTCCTAGAGGAGGAAGGGTTAACAGGGTTGTACAGAACTCCAAATTCACCTCTCTATCCATCACTGGCAATAGGGGCTCTCCAGCATTGCTGAAGTACAGCTCTGACTGCCAACAGCAATTCATCAGACAGCAATAAGGTGGGACCATTCTGGGAAGGGCTTTATTGCCCTGACACTGAGGTGGGAGGAAAGGGGCTCTAATTCTCCATTTCCTCTGTGATAAATAGTGCTGAATCAGAAGAATCTTGAAAGTTGTTACTCAGTTTGTAATGTCAGTGCAGTACCTTGAATGTGCAAACTGCAATATAAATGACAAgtagtattattatttatgttcctataagaataaaaatcttttaaaagggtggaaggggcaggaggaaagggaataaaaggaaaagaaggtggGAAGCTAGAGAAGACAGCCTATTTTCCACctggagaaataaatgtatgaGGGTAGTAAAAGGAGAAAGTTGAATTAATTATAATCAAGAAAGTAAAAGGaaagctaaaagaaaagaatggaaaaataaatgtttcctgtTGATTTTCTCCCTGAATAGCCAACAGTTATAATGAATAATAAACTActattattgaaataaattactttaattatcCTACTTTTTCTGGGATATTACACATTTTAGGTGTCATTAGAAGACCAAGTATTTTCAGTGCTCCAGTTTTAGGGCAGCAGAACACCTCTGACACAATCCAGTGTTTTTGTTCCATAACTTCCCAGCAGTAAGCCTATGGGTTTATCTTAGAAATTCAGGCTACCATTTTATCTCAGATGTATTTGAATCCTAACATGCCTCTTCAGCTGTGTAAACTATGATATCCTTCTGTACTTAAATAAGTATCTTCTGATAGCACCAGGAGCATAATTTGGTTGAGAGcttgtttctaaaaataatgtatACATTTTCTTTAGTTTCAGCTTTTTAAGTATGGAGAATTATGCAAAGATATTCTTCAAAGGGTAGCagttctttcagagaaaaagagggaagggCTGCTAGCCTGGCAGCAGGACTTTTCCTTCCTCGTGTTAGTGTAAAACAGTGCAGCTCCATTTTAGATAGAGAAACAATGGCAGCACAAAATTTAGCAGAAGTCCAAGTCTCAGCTGCTTTGCATTTTACACAGTCGTTCGTATGAAATCAGCCTTCCCCATCTGCTTCAGCTAAAGGTAGTAGTACCATCCAGGCAGATGCAAACAATAACACAGTCTGACTTTCTCCTAACCTtgctcctcctgcaggacaAATTTAGCTCTTTCCATTCATCAAAGCCTGTCAGACTAATCAAGCCTGATTCTGGTTCTGCTTACATCACTGTGAACTGGGAGTATTCCTGCGTGTGTGAGTcaatatatttacatatgttAAGTAAGACTAAAATCAGAACCAACATGTTCAGCTgtctttttttgattttttcttctctcatttcctTGCACTACAAATCCAACATGTCACCAATAGATCTCAGCTAGCTGCTGGTGCTAGTGCTCTCTTCATCTCTGGCTCAggaattttttaatcttatactaataaataaatagtgcTGTTTAGAACAGTTGCATACACTgaaacaaacagtaaaatatgGATTGTGGATGATCCATCTGTTTTGAGACAGAACTTTACTTAGCTGGTGTATAGCAAAGGCTGCTCTAAACCATTGTGGGTGTTAAACTTACTACACAACCTTAATGACTGCAATCCTAGTTGATAATCATCTGAGCTAGTATTGCTCTCCCACGCTATCTCTAGCtatcattaattttatttgttcaagcaatttttcctgattattttaTACCACTAGTATGCAAGTGCCAGCAAAAGAATCTGTACCTAAATAGGAAGATTTCTTATGCTGTTATTTCAGGAACAGATCATTCTTTATGTGGGAGACAGTAATGGGGAGAAGGCCAGGATGCTGTAAGGATATAGGCAACCTGGCTGTACCTGACTTAACCTTGAGGACTGGGACCATAGGAGATCTCAGCAGTGAGCCAGGTCAGTCTGCAGACAGGATAATGTTGCTGATAGAATGTCAGTTCTTATTAACTCAGGTTGCCTTTCACTTTCATGCACTTCTCTCTAACAAGAGCTGGTGAGCTGCCACCAGCCTGCAATAGCAGGACTTCCAAGCTGTGTCATCACTAAGTGAGGCCTTCTCCACAGTGTTGGTTTTTGTCTGTCCTGCTCAAATACCACTGGCATCCAGTGATCAATTTCCACATGCACGGATACAGGAAGAGAGGGCAGAGAAGGCTCCTCAAAGTTGATTTCCCccagatttcattaaaatgtatgAATAAGTAAAGTCAGAGGTCTTCTCAATCCTCCTTAGCTGTCATGGGAGATAAACTATCAAGTGTCACAAAACATGATAAAAGCTTCAACAAAGTTTCTGCCAAATCCACCACAGTACAATCCAACCATAAGCCACAGCATTATTAGGAAACTGACACCAACTGTTGGTTTAGTGTCTTATATGATTTAtcatatgtaatatatatataggtaaTATATAGTGTGTGCAACATGTaaattttgtgtgtgtacatgtatgAACAAACACTTGTGTTTTATGTATGTACATTCTCCTTATCATGTGTCAGGAAGGTGATGCATAGTGGCCCTTCATTTGACAAGTTTACTTCATGGTTCTGACCTAATGGTTAAGCTCCAGATCTGAGCTTTCCCCCTCATAGGCACATTCTATCATCAGGATAcaaaattccaagaaaaaaaaacaacatatttcTGATTTATGAATGTTTTTCTGATGTACAGATGTGAAAATGACAGTATTGCATAGCCAAcattcagtatttaattttttggaaGCTTGGAGAGAGacaaaaacatatttaacaGTCTTTTGTGACTGTTTATTTTGGGGAGTGAGCAATGCCCTTATGCCTGGAGGTGATCCTTCAAAATGATGGCAGAAGATGAAGGAATTGGTGGTGCTGTGGCCACAGTAGCCTGTTTTACTAGCTTTGTGTATAAATTAGAAAACATCAAGCTCCAGGCTTCCAGGCTGGTACCTTTCATAGGCAATAAATTCaaacaaaggaataaaacctagaaggaaaaaaaaatctgggatttttttcattcgTTAGAACAATAAAAGAACACAAGCTGACAGTTACTACTGAGTTTTATGTTGAAATGAACATGTTCTATTGGTCTAAGTACAGAGATGTATCTTTCTCATGGTAGTCAAGGGGAAGAACAGTCATATTTGCCCTGAAAAACACCATAGCTTAGGcaaaattttcctaattttttgtAGACCTGTTTAAAGCTGAAGGTTTGTAACAAAATGTGAAGCATATCAGGTAACTTGAGTCATCATATTACTTAGGACACTTTTTCACTGCCCCATATACCCTTATTGAAAAGATGTTTCCTGAGcctaaactgatttttaatgattaaaatatGCTCTCTATAATCTCTTTTTAGTTTGTTGCCAGTTAAACTTTCCCAAGTCTCCCAACCAATTTCAGTTGTGTTCAGAGCCCAGTGACAGTAAGACTGAGAATCTTTTAAGTTAGCAGCAAGCACATTTTGTCAGTTTTaccttggaaattatttttatgcaaaaatcACCCAAAAGTATCATCTGTGGTTCACAACTGAACTGATGTGGATGAAGCAGAGAGTGTTAACAACAAGAAGAAACAAACCTAAACCTAAATCCTTCTTCTGCTAGCACTTTGTGATCGCTGCTCAATTCTGTTACCTCAGGCTTCCTCTTATTTATTGCAGGCAGGAAAAGTTCATTTTGGCTACGTGTATGGGATGAGTGCCATGGGGTGCCTTGCCATGCATGCCCTGCTGAACCTGATGAGCGACTCGGGAGTCTCGCACGGCTGCGTTGCAAGTGTCCTGGGCTACTGCCTGCTGCCCATGGTCATCCTGTCCTCCTCTGCAGTTCTCTTCTCCCTGCAGTAAGTACCAGCCTATGGCCACAGGAGTCCTATGAAGGACTTCTATAAGTGGTCCTGTAGTAAATTTTGGCTTCTGAAATTGTAGCACCATTTTGTTTGTATGTATAAGTGGAAACAGCCAAAACTGGACTGTATTTGAGAGGGCTGGTATACATTCATTTTGATGCAAGTCTTTAATTCCACTGCTTTCTGCTTGGACTGAGAGTGCTGTTGATTTTTGTAGCAGCTTCagttgtgatttttgttttgcacagCAAACAGTGGCCAAACTCAGatatcatttttaaaagcatctgcTGGATTTTGAATTTATATAGCTggttcttttgtttcttttttgttcaaaGCTTAGGCCTCCCAtctttgtgtttcctttcttaCTGAATTCTGTGTGACAGAATGAAATAGCCAAGTAACCCTTAATGATGTGGAGAATTAGGACAAGCGTTTAAGATATAGTAGACTTGTATATTCTGAGGTATAATTGTGGTACAATTGCAAACCTGAAAATAACTGAATACttagaaaaagcaaatgtgtAGTGGTGTATGTATCTGTGCATAAGTGGGGGTTGTTCAGTCATATTCTCTGAATAGGAAATTTTTGGCAAGCCATTCAGTAAGCCCTTTGAGACACAGTGTTTATCTCCCTGTTCACACACAGCAAAGTACAAGCAACTTCCAAATCTTGCCTGAAGGCCTCGAGTTGTGCTTTTACCTATTGTTAACATATTATTAATGATGGTTTCCCTCTTTAGTCTTTTTTGTTCTCTCATATTTTTAACTCTCCAGTCTGTAACATATGGAACCTAGCAGATGACGAACAAGAAAATGCccctgtttgtttgctttggaaaagcATCATTCTTacatatgcatgtatatatattgttgttgttgatgtttgtttgtttgttttttaaaggaaattctgTGGTGGAatgaaattctggaaaaattCTTGTTGCATGTTTCTGTGGAGCTATGATGGCTTAACCTGATCATATTCCATGTATTAAAGTTTTGCTGAGCTCTCCTTGATAAGATGGATGACAGTGACACTGAAAAGGCTGTTTATTCTATGTTCTCCTACAGTTCCCATATTTTCTTGATTAACCTGTTTAATAATCCAGCCTAATAAAA
It contains:
- the YIPF7 gene encoding protein YIPF7, producing MSNFEQFHLDFYQSNYTIEDQEESCNSYGSDKNFCESRKSQTEKQPVGGAFVPSDMLLSPQSYTGQILQPAYSPDTPSQLGYADGFDEEPPLLEELGINFEHIWQKTLTVLNPMKPADGSIMNETDLTGPMVFCLALGATLLMAGKVHFGYVYGMSAMGCLAMHALLNLMSDSGVSHGCVASVLGYCLLPMVILSSSAVLFSLQGIPGTVLALFVIGWCSLSASKIFTSALAMEGQQLLIAYPCALLYGLFALLTIF